From the genome of Populus alba chromosome 10, ASM523922v2, whole genome shotgun sequence, one region includes:
- the LOC118043223 gene encoding uncharacterized protein isoform X4 gives MSSPKNRSVVGVLPQPSSQGNKVLIAYEDGLIIIWDVYEDKVVLVKGNKDLELKCKITADSHKDTGPELSDDISDYQPLEKEIAAVCWASTDGSVLAVGYIDGDILLWNLSSTTSAKDTYAAKSSNDVVKLLLSTGDRRLPVIVLHWSAHRSHNDCRGRLFVYGGDAIGSEEALTILSLDWSSGIESLKCTGRVDLTLNGSFADMVLLPSGGVMGTSSTLILTNPGQLNLYNDAGLSSSISLLEKRNYVSSIQYPMVIPSIEPQLTLAKLGLVFRDGKFSKALSEEISSRKLQATHCPRSTNWPLTGGVPSQLHDAEKYQVERLYMAGYQDGTVKIWDATYPTFALIYVLGPEVKGINVTDADANASISALEFCSDTLSLAIGNECGMVRLYKLVRSADEMTLKFVTGTEKEGIAPFYTLDQGDGPQCTAVFSFLSSPIYALQFANFGTRLAVGFHCSQVALLDASTSSVLFLTDSLSGSNSPITSLAVRLFSDSSDLINNREDTESKTMEDHVRLEVFVMTKDAHTVVIDGNTGGILCSQSIKSEKELTSPSLYIIEGDDLISEMSSGKHVSNSSQKSEAKSEPVPDVACSESAPLKVDHEASAKASHFKQRVGNFLLLFCCEDALDLYSWNEVDINPIRKVNLMKPCCWSTQFKMDDKDCGVILLYQTGEIEIRSLPDLEVVGESSLMSILRWNFKTNMEKTICSSENAQIILVNGCEFAAISLLAYENDFRIPESLPSLHDKLLTAAADATISLSPNQKITQGASSGILGGSIKGFQGSMAEHDVDLFEVCKNNFAHLEGIFSSPPFLKPSIDLLDDQRVVELRIDDIDIDEPLFVSSSSEMMSKNDTKDRGTERERLFEGASTDSQPKLRTADDIKAKYRKEDVSAVAARAKDKLIQRQEKLERLSERTAELQSGAENFGSMANELAKQMEKRKWWNI, from the exons ATGTCATCACCTAAAAATCGCTCTGTTGTAGGAGTTCTACCCCAACCTTCTTCTCAAGGAAACAA AGTGTTGATTGCATATGAGGATGGATTGATTATTATTTGGGATGTCTATGAAGATAAAGttgttctagttaaagggaatAAAGATCTTGaattgaaatgtaaaataaCAGCTGATTCTCACAAAGACACTGGACCTGAGCTTTCTGATGATATATCAGACTATCAGCCATTGGAGAAAGAGATAGCTGCCGTCTGTTGGGCATCTACTGATGGGTCAGTTCTTGCCGTGGGTTATATTGATGGAGATATATTGTTGTGGAACCTATCAAGTACTACTTCTGCTAAAGATACGTATGCTGCAAAATCATCAAATGATGTTGTTAAGCTGCTGTTATCCACAGGCGACAGAAGACTACCTGTCATTGTTTTGCATTGGTCTGCACACAGATCGCATAATGACTGTCGTGGCCGTCTATTTGTCTATGGTGGTGATGCAATTGGATCTGAAGAAGCTCTAACG ATTTTGAGCCTTGATTGGTCTTCTGGAATAGAAAGTTTAAAATGCACCGGGCGTGTTGATCTTACTCTTAATGGTTCTTTTGCTGATATGGTTCTTTTACCAAGTGGTGGTGTTATGGGAACTTCTAGCACTTTGATATTAACGAATCCAGGACAGCTGAATCTTTATAACGATGCTGGCTTGTCTTCCTCAATATCCCTGCTGGAGAAAAGGAATTATGTTTCTTCTATACAGTACCCTATGGTCATACCTTCTATTGAACCACAATTAACTCTGGCAAAACTTGGTCTGGTCTTTAGAGATGGGAAGTTCTCAAAGGCTCTTTCTGAg gAAATTTCTTCTAGAAAACTTCAAGCAACACATTGTCCCAGAAGTACAAATTGGCCTTTGACTGGTGGAGTTCCCAGCCAACTTCATGATGCAGAAAAGTATCAGGTTGAGAGATTATATATGGCAGGTTACCAAGATGGAACTGTAAAAATATGGGATGCCACATATCCAACATTTGCGCTCATTTATGTTTTAGGACCTGAG GTCAAAGGTATCAATGTCACTGATGCTGATGCTAATGCTTCAATATCTGCTTTGGAGTTTTGCTCAGATACCTTAAGTTTAGCTATTGGCAATGAGTGTGGTATG GTTCGTCTATATAAGCTTGTACGGAGTGCTGATGAGATGACTTTGAAGTTCGTGACGGGAACTGAAAAAGAGGGTATCGCCCCAT TCTACACTCTGGACCAAGGGGATGGACCTCAATGTACAGCTGTATTTTCCTTCCTAAGTTCTCCTATATATGCTCTGCAATTTGCAAATTTTGGAACCAGACTTGCTGTGGGATTTCATTGTTCCCAG GTAGCACTGCTCGACGCTAGTACATCATCAGTGTTGTTTCTTACTGACAGTCTATCTGGCTCCAATTCACCTATCACTTCTCTGGCTGTGAGATTGTTTTCAGATTCTAGTGACTTAATAAATAATCGAGAGGACACTGAATCCAAAACTATGGAAGATCATGTACGGTTGGAAGTGTTTGTTATGACCAAAGATGCCCATACTGTTGTCATAGATGGCAACACTGGTGGTATTCTCTGCTCCCAATCAATAAAATCTGAAAAGGAACTGACTTCACCATCACTGTATATCATAG AAGGTGATGACTTGATCTCTGAAATGTCTAGTGGAAAACATGTATCTAATTCATCTCAGAAAAGCGAAGCTAAAAGTGAACCTGTCCCAGATGTTGCTTGCAGTGAAAGTGCTCCACTTAAAGTTGACCACGAGGCCTCTGCCAAAGCTTCCCATTTTAAGCAGAGAGTCggaaattttcttcttttgttttgttgtgagGATGCATTGGATTTGTACTCTTGGAATGAG GTGGACATTAATCCTATTCGAAAGGTAAATCTCATGAAACCATGCTGTTGGAGTACACAGTTCAAGATGGATGATAAAGACTGTGGGGTCATTTTACTCTATCAGACTGGAGAGATTGAAATAAG ATCTTTACCAGATCTTGAAGTGGTTGGAGAAAGCTCTTTAATGTCAATCCTAAGGTGGAACTTCAAGACTAATATGGAGAAGACAATATGTTCATCTGAAAATGCACAGATTATTCTg gtaAATGGGTGTGAATTTGCTGCTATATCTCTTTTGGCCTATGAAAATGACTTCag GATTCCAGAGTCGTTGCCTAGCCTTCATGATAAACTACTTACAGCTGCTGCTGATGCCACTATCAGTTTATCTCCCAATCAGAAGATAACACAG GGTGCATCCTCTGGAATTTTAGGTGGTTCGATTAAGGGGTTCCAAGGGAGCATGGCAGAGCATGATGTAGATCTTTTTGAAGTTTGTAAGAATAATTTTGCACATTTAGAGGGCATATTTTCCAGCCCTCCTTTCTTAAAGCCTTCCATCGACCTTCTGGATGACCAAAGAGTTGTGGAGCTTCGTATAG ATGACATTGATATTGATGAACCTCTATTTGTCTCATCTTCATCTGAAATGATGAGCAAGAATGATACTAAAG ATAGGGGAACAGAAAGGGAAAGATTATTTGAAGGTGCAAGTACTGATTCACAGCCAAAGCTCAGAACAGCTGATGACATTAAGGCTAAATATAGGAAGGAG GATGTCTCTGCTGTAGCTGCACGTGCAAAGGATAAGCTCATACAACGCCAGGAGAAGCTTGAG AGGCTCAGTGAGCGTACAGCCGAGTTGCAGAGTGGGGCTGAAAACTTTGGATCAATGGCTAATGAACTTGCCAAGCAAATGGAGAAACGCAAATGGTGGAACATTTGA